TTTCCTGGAGAAATTCAATGCTGACAAGCGTTATGCATACATTATGTCTTACCGTACGGGTGCAAGCAATATCCTGTACAAGGACAAGAAATATGACATTACTCCTGAGGTGATTAAGGGCCTGAACGAGGCAAATCCGGCTGAGGTAAAAAAATAAATAGTTGCTATAGCAAAAACATATAAAAAAGTTTTTAACTTGGAATCCCGTTCCGTAAATGTTTCAGTTTATATGAAACTTCACGGAACGGGATTTTTGGTAGTTACAGACCAGCTATTTTATTGAGTAATTCCACCTGGCTGCTGGCTGTAGTGCAACAGATCAACGAAAATCTTTTATGAGTAACCAGGACACAAATAACCATCAGACGGCGTTCCGTCCCAGTCTTAGTTTGCTGGATGCAACCATGATCGTAGCCGGATCGATGATCGGATCGGGAGTATTTCTCGTATCAGCGGAGATCACCAGGTCCATCGGAAGTGCCGGATGGCTTACCCTGATGTGGGTATTAGGTGGTATTGTGACCATTATAGCCGCTGTTAGTTACGGTGAATTGTCTGGGATGTACCCACGTGCCGGCGGTCAGTATGTGTACCTCAGAGAGGCTTATAATCCCTTTATCGCGTTTTTATTTGGCTGGACACAGTTTGGTGTGATCCAGGCTGGCACAATAGCGGCGGTAGCTGTCGCATTTGCAAAGTATTCAGCGTTTATCGTGCCTTTTTTCAGTGAGGATAACATCCTGCTGAACCTGGGGCTGTTTACGGTATCGGCAGCACAGGTGCTGGCTATTATTTCTATCGTGGTACTTACCTGGATCAATACTCGGGGGATCAGGAACGGGAAGATCATCCAGACGGTATTTACACTGGCTAAGCTGGTTTCGTTGTTTGGTTTGATTGTATTCGGGTTTTTCCTGGGAGCGAAGGCAGAGGTGTGGTCGGCGAACTGGGAGCATGCCTGGGATGCGATGAGTGTAGCAAAGGATGCGAACGGGCAAATCGTGACTACGGCGTTGTCTGGCCTGGCATTATTTGGGGCTGTGGCGATTTCTATGAAGGGTTCATTGTTCAGCAGTGATGCCTGGAATAACATTACTTTTATAGCGGCGGAGATTAAGAATCCGCAGCGGAATATAGGCAGGGCTTTGTTTTTGGGTACTTTCCTGGTAACAATTGTATATGTGAGTGCGAACCTGATGTACATAGCAGTATTACCTTTACAGGAAATTGCATTTGTACCAAAAGACCGCGTCGCGGTTGCAGCGGCAACACATATCTTTGGTAACGGAGGTGCGATAGTGATCGCTGTTATGATCATGGTATCGACCTTCGGTTGTAATAATGGATTAACCCTGGCCGGCGCCCGTATCTACTACACCATGGCGCAGGACAAATTGTTCTTCAAAAAGGCAGGAGAACTTAATAAGTATAATGTTCCAGCCAACGGATTATGGATTCAATGCCTGTGGTCTTCTTTACTATGTTTGACGGGGAAATACGGAGATTTGTTGACCATGGTAATATTTGGAGTACTGATATTTTATGTGATCACTATTCTGGGTATTTTCATTCTTCGCCGTAAGCAGCCGGATACGCCTCGTCCATACAAAGCATTTGGTTATCCTGTATTACCTTTGTTGTATATAATAGTTGCGGCATCATTGGCGTTATTATTACTGAAATTTGAATTCAGCTATGCTATATCAGGGCTGGGTATTATTCTGTTAGGAATCCCGGTTTACTATATAGCTATGGCGAGGGCAAAATAACTGGAAAGGACAACAAAATGTAATGTGACACAAAAGTTGTATGTAAAATGGTTGGAAATTTATGCGGCTGTTGTGGAAATTTCAGTGAATTGATGTAATTTGCATAGAGACTTCCGGAGGACCCGACGAATTGGATTGTGTGTAACCCTTGACGAACACGTATGAATAGAAAACCCTTTGTCAACACTGTGTGCACCTGGTGGGGTATCTTATCATAGTCATCACAACTACAGACACGAAGGCCCGCAGAATTACAGACCGATAAGGATGGAATTGTGTTAACGAATCAGGATTGTGTGTAAACAAGTATTGTTGCATGGAATAACCTTGTCATTGTTTCCCGGCTGGGTGTAGCGTTGTTACCCGATAAGGTGTAGCGAATTACCGGAAGGCTAGACAACTAAACTTATATTCAAAAAGACATTTACTGATTTTATAAATCATTCAAGATATTTTTCTCATTAGGTGGGAGCTGTAAGATATGTTAAGATCTTAGGCTCCATGGTAAACCATTAAAAGCCTACACGATTTGCATTCTCGAACATTCACATGACAATCTTAACAACAAGCGTAAGGTATCTACCTTACGCTTTTTTTTTGGTCAGCACCTGGCAGCCGGCTGAGAAGATTCATTTTTTATCTGGCCTATGTTAAGCAATTATTAACTCCATTTTTCGATTAGTACTCTCTCTCTGTTACAACGTACTCTCTATGTTGATTTACCAAACAAGGAAATGAAGATTGATAATTCTCTACTGGAAAAATACTTTAAGGGGAACTGCACGGACGAAGAGGTAAAGGCAGTGGAAGCCTATCTCGATCAGCCGGCAACACCGGAAGCAGATGAATGGTTTGCACAGCAATACGAAGAAAGCGCTGCCACCCCGGTTGTAAGTATGAAGCGGACATCATACCATCGCTGGTATGGCGTGGCAGCTACAGTAGCGGTATTGATCAGCTTAGGCACCTGGATGTGGCAATGGCAGCAGAAGAGCCCAGAGAGATACCTCATGGCTATGAAATGGGATACCTTGGCAAATGCCGGCAATGATATCAAACTCATGACGATGGCAGATGGATCTGAAGTATGGTTAGCTCCCCATTCATCCCTTATCTACAATCAACAATATAATGATACAAGTCGTGAGCTGTGGCTGGAAGGTGAAGGTTACTTCAATGTAAAACATGACCCGGGCCGTCCGTTCAGTGTACATACCGGTCAGCTAAAGACCACCGCACTTGGTACCGCTTTTAATATTGCAACGAATAATAGAGCTGATGGCACAATAGCAGTTAGTTTGCTGGAAGGTAAAGTGTCAGTGGCAACATCTACGTTTTCGTGTATCCTGCATCCCGGCCAGATGGTGACATTTAATAATGATACCGCCGCATTTGTACCGGTAGCATTTAACAGGCAGGAAGTAAGCGACTGGAGACAGGGGAAAATGGTATTTGATCAGACGCCCCTGGAAGATGCATTTGCAAGGATTCAATCGCGTAAGGGCTGTAAGATTATTGTAGATCCTGCATTTAAAGGAAAGAGAAAGGTCTCAGGAACATTCCCGGCCTCCACGCCGGTTGAGAATATACTGGAAGCAATGCAATATGTTCATGGGTTTAGGATTGAGAAAAGAGGAATAAACACGTATGCAATCGTAACACCTTAAATCAATTGTTTTAAAAGACACAACAATATTTACTGTACTGGCGCCGGATAGCGTCATGAAGGGGACAACCCACACCTATCATTTTTAACATAAACGCAATTCTAAAGTATGCAAAAATCTACAAAGAGATTTTGTAATGGGGAAGTTATGCAATCCTGGAAGGCTTTCCTGTTGTGTTTTTTACTCACAGGAACTACCGTGGCGCTGTCAGCGCAATCCTACCAATCTCTGAATGACAAGGTATCTGTAAACCTTGCAAAAACAAATGCAGCAGCTGTTGTAAAATCGCTTGAACAACAAACCAGGTACACTTTCGCTTACGACCCTGAGTACCTGCAACATTGTACACTGGAAGAAGTGAAATTCAGCGGGCAGTCCTTATCCGTCGTATTACATTTCCTGGATGAGTATGCTCCTATTGACATCACCTACGCAAACAATACCGTTGCGTTAAAACAAGGTAAACAAATCCACAATGCATCGCTTGAAAAAGGTCGTGTAAGCGGTAAGGTTGTAGATGCTAAAAACGAGCCTTTACCCGGGGTGACTATCCTGGCGAACAATGGACAGGGCGCGGTTACCAGTGTAGATGGTATTTATGATCTGGCATTGAGTCCGGGTATGTATACACTTACATTCAGCTACGTATCTTTTGATACCCGCCAGGTCACTGATGTAAATATAAGTGCCAAAGGTGTAACACCCTTGAACGTAGTGATGAAAAGCACTGGTTCCCGTTTAAAAGAGGTAACGGTGACCGGCAGTTACAAGCGTGCATCGGTAGAAGGATTGTATGCTATTCAGAAGAATAATGCAGGGATAACGGATGGTATCAGTGCAGAACAGATCAGCCGTACACCTGATAAAAATATAGGTGAAGTATTGAAGCGTGTGAGTGGTTTGTCTACTATGGAAAATAAATATGTAGTAGTACGTGGTCTGAGTGAAAGATACAACCAGGCAGTATTGAATGGCCAGGTAATGCCCAGCACAGAGCTGAACAGGAAGAATTTCAGCTTCGACATTATCCCTTCCAATATCGTGGAAAATGTAACTGTTGTAAAGACACTGACACCTGATCGTAGTGCTGAATTTGGTGGTGGCCTGGTAGAAGTAAATACACTGGATATTCCTACGCAGAATTTCTTAAATGTAGCTGCAGGTAGTAGTTATAATACGTTGACAACCGGTAAGAATTTTCGCTCTCTTCAGTTAGATGGTAGTGAATACTGGGGGAAAGCAGCACCGCATCGTGATCTGCTGGGAAAACTGGATTGGAAGAATACTGCAGATATCAAGGCTGCTTATAACGCAAAAGAAAATAATGCCAATGCATTCAGCAATAACTGGGGGGTGTATGAAATGAAAGCACCGGTGTCTCAGAACTATCAGCTTTCTGCAGGTAAGGTATTCAAGGTATCTGCTAAAGACCAGATCGGGTTAATAGTATCTGCCAGTTACCGCAATAATTTTCAGACGCAGGATATCAGGATGAGCCGTGACAATTTTGATGGCAAGGTGAAGGCAGATGATCCGGATCGTGCAGGTTTCAGCGGTCAGCGTTTTGGTCTGAGCACCAATCTTGGCGGGCTGGCGGGTATCGGTTTCAGAACACCACATACCCGTATGGGTTACCAGGCCCTGTACCTGCGTTCATATGATCAGCAACTGATTATCGGTATGGGTCGTCACTCTGACCCAAGCGGCTGGCTGCTGGGCTATTATGATCTGACTACACAAACGAATATGTGGCAGCATCAGTTAAAAGGAGAGCATAGTATTGGTAACAAGGGCGTAAAGTTCAAGTGGGTAGGTAGTTACCTGGTGATGGATAAGCAGCGCCCGGATAACCACCAGTTGCTGGCGAATGTGGTAGAAGATGATAAGCTGGAGTCGAATGAATTCAACATCAGCAGCCCGTTCAGCAGTGGTATCAGTGAAGGTGCATTGCGTTGGTGGAGCAGGGCTTATGAAAAGAACTTTAACTGGGATGCCGGTGTGAGTGTACCATTTAATTTCAGTCCTGGCAATTTTGTTTCCCAGAATATATTTAAGGCAGGATATGCGGGCTGGAAAAAAGACAGGTTATTTTATGTATTGAATACCGGGTCTAAGAACTTTAATAATACTGATTATCCGCCATTATCCAAGGCTTTTTCACCATCAAGGGGTGGTAGTATATTCATCAGTGATTTCTCTGACGATTTCCACAAGACGGCAGCATTGCATGGGATGTACCTGATGCTGGATGATAAGATTGGTGACAAGTGGCGTTTGGTATGGGGTGTAAGAGCAGAATATTATAACCTGAACAAAGCGAATGATGCATTGGATTCTTTATTCCATTACATCAACAGTACCCGTGGCAACGATGAGAAATTTGATTACAGTGAGTTGCTCAACAGGGAGCCTAACTGGAATTTCTTTCCTTCAGTAAACCTGACTTATAGTCTGACGCCGATGATGAACCTGCGTCTTGCCTACTCCAAGAGTATCATTCGTCCTGATCTGCGAGAGATGTCTTTCTTCAGGGAATATGATTTTGAGTTAGGTGGCATGTACCAGAGTGAACTGGTACGCTCAACACTTGCGCACCACTACGATTTTCGTTATGAATGGTATCCTGGTGCAGGAGAAGTGTTGTCTATGTCTCTGTTCTACAAAAAGTTTGATTATTCTATGGAGATCTACAACGACGAACAGAGTGGAGGTATCTATAACCTGAAGAATAATAAGAATGCAAAGAACTATGGCCTGGAAATAGAGGTGCGTAAGTCACTTGCTTTTACGAAAGTACCGGTATTGCGCAACATTGTACTGTATGGAAACTTTACGGCACTGAAGGCATATGTAACCCCGATGAGTGTGAATTACAATGCGATCGATCCTGCAAACCCATTGAAAGTAACCCCGATTGAAACGATTGGTAAAGAAGAAAAAAGACCACAGACAGGTGCAAGTAATTACATGGTGAATGCGGGTGTTTTTTATGATGTGAAACCTGCTTCTTTCAGCCTGGTATATAATTATATAACAAACCGCATGTTCCGCCCGGATGCTGCTTTTATTTATTCGCTGTATGAGCGTCCGCTGGAATCACTGGATGCGCAATTAGCAGTAAGATTTATGAAGCAGAAAGGAGAGGTAAAACTGAATATCGGCAACCTGCTGAACAGTTCATCACTTGTATATCGTAACAGTTATAGTGATGGTGAAATTACAAACGGAAGTAAGACACCATCTACCAAAGAATTGTTGTATCAGAACGGGAAGGATTTGATCAATTATGAAGCGAAGCCAGGTCGCACTTATAGTATTACAATCAGTTACAAGTTCCAGTAAACGCGTTTCTCAAATATAACCTGATCAGGTATGCAATTTTTAACCTTTAAGAAAACATCAACAAGATGAAAAGAAAACCCTTAATTTTCGCCGCTCTGGCCACAGTTGCAGTAATCAGCGCAGCTCTGGTAAGCTCTTGTAAAAAAGATGCGAGCGCAGTAGGCGACCGTGCATTGTCCGCAACCCAGGTAGTTCCTACCAATTCCACATTGTCTGGCGTATTAGGATCCGGCCACAATGTAGTTGACACTATTCACCTGACCAGCAGTGTAGCATGGCACCTGAGTGGCCTGGTATACGTTGATTCGGCTGACGTGTTGATCGTTGATCCGGGTACATTTGTCTATGGTGACCTGAGCACCAGTTCTTCAGTTCCTGGTGGTGGTCTGGTTATCGTTCGTGGTGCAAAAATCCTTGCGCAGGGTACAGCAAATGCCCCAATCGTATTTACATCTGCTAACACGAGTGCACCTGCTTCAGGTGACTGGTCTGGTGTTGTTATCTTAGGTAATGCTCCATCTAACTCCAATGGTCGCGTTCAGGTAGAAGGTATCCCTACTAATCCTCCTGCT
This window of the Chitinophaga sancti genome carries:
- a CDS encoding APC family permease, with product MSNQDTNNHQTAFRPSLSLLDATMIVAGSMIGSGVFLVSAEITRSIGSAGWLTLMWVLGGIVTIIAAVSYGELSGMYPRAGGQYVYLREAYNPFIAFLFGWTQFGVIQAGTIAAVAVAFAKYSAFIVPFFSEDNILLNLGLFTVSAAQVLAIISIVVLTWINTRGIRNGKIIQTVFTLAKLVSLFGLIVFGFFLGAKAEVWSANWEHAWDAMSVAKDANGQIVTTALSGLALFGAVAISMKGSLFSSDAWNNITFIAAEIKNPQRNIGRALFLGTFLVTIVYVSANLMYIAVLPLQEIAFVPKDRVAVAAATHIFGNGGAIVIAVMIMVSTFGCNNGLTLAGARIYYTMAQDKLFFKKAGELNKYNVPANGLWIQCLWSSLLCLTGKYGDLLTMVIFGVLIFYVITILGIFILRRKQPDTPRPYKAFGYPVLPLLYIIVAASLALLLLKFEFSYAISGLGIILLGIPVYYIAMARAK
- a CDS encoding FecR family protein — protein: MKIDNSLLEKYFKGNCTDEEVKAVEAYLDQPATPEADEWFAQQYEESAATPVVSMKRTSYHRWYGVAATVAVLISLGTWMWQWQQKSPERYLMAMKWDTLANAGNDIKLMTMADGSEVWLAPHSSLIYNQQYNDTSRELWLEGEGYFNVKHDPGRPFSVHTGQLKTTALGTAFNIATNNRADGTIAVSLLEGKVSVATSTFSCILHPGQMVTFNNDTAAFVPVAFNRQEVSDWRQGKMVFDQTPLEDAFARIQSRKGCKIIVDPAFKGKRKVSGTFPASTPVENILEAMQYVHGFRIEKRGINTYAIVTP
- a CDS encoding TonB-dependent receptor domain-containing protein, encoding MQSWKAFLLCFLLTGTTVALSAQSYQSLNDKVSVNLAKTNAAAVVKSLEQQTRYTFAYDPEYLQHCTLEEVKFSGQSLSVVLHFLDEYAPIDITYANNTVALKQGKQIHNASLEKGRVSGKVVDAKNEPLPGVTILANNGQGAVTSVDGIYDLALSPGMYTLTFSYVSFDTRQVTDVNISAKGVTPLNVVMKSTGSRLKEVTVTGSYKRASVEGLYAIQKNNAGITDGISAEQISRTPDKNIGEVLKRVSGLSTMENKYVVVRGLSERYNQAVLNGQVMPSTELNRKNFSFDIIPSNIVENVTVVKTLTPDRSAEFGGGLVEVNTLDIPTQNFLNVAAGSSYNTLTTGKNFRSLQLDGSEYWGKAAPHRDLLGKLDWKNTADIKAAYNAKENNANAFSNNWGVYEMKAPVSQNYQLSAGKVFKVSAKDQIGLIVSASYRNNFQTQDIRMSRDNFDGKVKADDPDRAGFSGQRFGLSTNLGGLAGIGFRTPHTRMGYQALYLRSYDQQLIIGMGRHSDPSGWLLGYYDLTTQTNMWQHQLKGEHSIGNKGVKFKWVGSYLVMDKQRPDNHQLLANVVEDDKLESNEFNISSPFSSGISEGALRWWSRAYEKNFNWDAGVSVPFNFSPGNFVSQNIFKAGYAGWKKDRLFYVLNTGSKNFNNTDYPPLSKAFSPSRGGSIFISDFSDDFHKTAALHGMYLMLDDKIGDKWRLVWGVRAEYYNLNKANDALDSLFHYINSTRGNDEKFDYSELLNREPNWNFFPSVNLTYSLTPMMNLRLAYSKSIIRPDLREMSFFREYDFELGGMYQSELVRSTLAHHYDFRYEWYPGAGEVLSMSLFYKKFDYSMEIYNDEQSGGIYNLKNNKNAKNYGLEIEVRKSLAFTKVPVLRNIVLYGNFTALKAYVTPMSVNYNAIDPANPLKVTPIETIGKEEKRPQTGASNYMVNAGVFYDVKPASFSLVYNYITNRMFRPDAAFIYSLYERPLESLDAQLAVRFMKQKGEVKLNIGNLLNSSSLVYRNSYSDGEITNGSKTPSTKELLYQNGKDLINYEAKPGRTYSITISYKFQ